CAAGCGTGCGGCGCGGGTCAAGGATTGGACAGCAGGCTGTATCGCCGTCAAGAACCACGAGATCGAAGAGGTCTACGCCATGGTTCAGACCGGCACCCTGATTTCCCTGCGCCCCTGAGGGCGTCGAGAATCCGCAGCCTGTCCCTATAGCCTGGGGCAGTGCTGCCCGGTGAGCGGGCTTTTAGTTGCCCATCACCAGCGTCCACCAGATCTTGCCGTTGGGTTCTTGGTACCAGGAAAAGCCCATGTTGGTGGCCTTGGGATCCAGAATCACCGCGCGGGTACCGCGGTCTTCCATCCAGGCGGTCAGGGTCTGAAGCTCGTTCTCGTAGGTTTCCGAAATCGCCTCGCCCAGCATGGAGCCGGGGTAGCCAGTGCGGGCGACGCGATCCAGCGGCGAGGACCCGTCTGAGCCGAAGTGCCAGGGACGGTTCTGAACCGACATGTCACGCGAATGGGTGGCGGCAGCGGCGTTCAGCTGGGCATTCAGCTGGACCTGCGGGGCAGAGGCCGCCTGGCGCAGTGCATTAACCGAATCGAGCATACGGATCTGTACTTTGTCGGCATTGCGGATCCTGTAGACTGTTCCGCCGCCCTCACCCGTCTGAGGGACCGGAGTGCAGGCCGCAGCAAGGGTAACGAAGGCAGCAGCCAGGATCAGGAAAACACGCGTCATCATGCATCTCGCTCAGTTTCATTGTTCCTGCACTTAGCCTTCCTGAGGCGCAGGTGCAAACCTGCGTCGGCCATTCGGGACCCTTAATCGGCGGTTTGATTTGCGACTGAGGCTTAAGAGCCATAATATACCGCCAGTATTTTGATGTTTACCTGCAGGGAAAGACCATGACCCACAGTCTGTTTGATAAACCGTCCCGGCGCCAATTTCTGGCAGGGTCGGCGGCGCTGCTGTCCTCTCCGGCCCTCGCCGAAGGTGTCGCGCAGGACGAGGATGTTGCCTATGATCCCCTGCGCCCGCCGCCAGAGCCGGAACCGCCGGTCAAACGCAATATCTCGGCCTTCCGCGCCAAAAACTGGAGGCCCTATTTCGACAATCTGCGCAAAGGAGCGATTCTCGTCGATATCGACAGCCGGGCGCTGCATTACTGGTCAGAGGATGAATCGGTCTACAAATTGTTCCCCTCTTCGGTGCCCTTGTCCGATGATCTGACCCGCCGGGGTCGGACTTCAGTCATCCGCAAGGTTGATGGCCCCAGCTGGTCGCCGACGCCGAACATGCTGAAACGGAACCCTGAATGGCCAAAATACATCCCGCCAGGACCGGATAACCCATTGGGATCACATGCTTTGTATCTCAGCTGGAAGTTCTACCGCATCCATGGGACCCACGATACGCGCAAAATTGGGCGGAAATCGTCGAACGGCTGCATCGGGCTTTATAACGAGCACATCGCGCAGCTGTTTCAGCTGACCAAGGTGGGCACGCAAGTGTTGCTAATTTGACGACATTGCCGCACGCGCAAGGCTGCCCTTTTAAACAAGCATTTGCATTCCCGAGGGTTACTTGGTTAGAAAAAAATACGAGATAAGTCTTGGGTGCGTAGGCCATTGTTGTGTCCGACGCGAATTCTGGAGGTTAACATGAAAAAACTCGTTATCGCAGCTGCTCTGACTGCCGCCGCTTCCACCGCTTCTGCCGGCAACCTGGCAGAGCCCGTTATCGAAGCACCGGTAATCGTTGAGCAGGCCGAAAGCTCGTCTTCCGGCATCCTGCTGCCGCTGCTGCTGCTGGTCCTGGTTGGCGCAGCTGTCGCAAGCAACTAATTGCTTCTTGCAAGATTTAAAAAGGCGGTGGTTTTCCACCGCCTTTTTTATTGCCTGCTGGCCGGAAACAGAGTGTCCGGTGGGGCCGCCCTCAGAGGGTGGCGACCTCATCCAGAATAAGATCAAGCGTCTGCACGATCATCTCCACGTCATCGCTGTCGATGGTCAGCGGCGGACGAATCTTCAGGATGTTGTCCTTGGGTCCTTCGCTGCCGATCAGGATGCGGTGATCGCGCATGCGGTTCTTGACGTATGAACAGATCCCGGTCGCCTCGCTGCCATCTGCGTTGATCAACTCCAGCCCCAGAAACAGCCCCATGCCGCGCACATCACCGACGCAGGCATGTTTCGCCTCAAGCTGCCGCAGTCCTGCCATCAGCTGGTCGCCCATGGCCTTGGCGTTCTGTTGCAGCCCTTCGTCATCGACGATGTCCAGCACCTCCTTGCCGATGCGGCAGGACAGGGTCGACCCACCGAAGGTCGAGAAGAACTCCGGCCCCTTGGCGAAACTGTCGGCAATGGCGCGGGTGGTGACAAGAACACCCAGCGGGTGGCCGTTGCCGATGGGCTTGCCCATCACCACGATATCGGGCAGCGCGCCCTGGTGTTCAAAGCCGAAGTAATAGTCCCCGAGCCGTCCCAGACCGGTCTGCACTTCGTCGGCGATGCAGATGCCCCCGGCGGCGCGGACCTTTTCATAGACCGCTGGCAGGTACCCCTTGGGCGGGATGATCTGCCCGCCGACCGAGGGGAAGGTTTCGGCGATAAACCCGGCCAGCCCGTGTCCCTTGTCCTTCAGCTTGGCAATCGCAGGATCGACGAGGTCCGCGAATTTCTGCGCTCGGTTCGCATCGTCGCGTTTGAAGCTGCCGCGATAGTCGTCCGCGACCTCGACCAGTTCCACCCAGTCCGATTGGCCAACGCCGCCCTTGGCGTTGAATTTGTAGGCGGAGATGTCGATCACGCCGGTGGTGTTGCCGTGATAGCCGTGGTCTGGCGTCACCATGCCCTTGGCGCCGGTATGGGCGCGGGCTAGCCGCAGGGCCAGCTCGTTCGCCTCGGTGCCGGAGTTGACGAAGAAACAGACCTCGAACGGGGCTGGCAGTTTCGACAGCACCTTCTCGGCAAAGGCGACCTGCGCGGGGTGCAGGTAGCGGGTGTTGGAGTTCATCCGCTTCAGCTGATCCGCCGCCACCGCCTGAATGCGTGGGTGGGCATGGCCCACGTGCGGCACGTTGTTATAAGCATCGAGATAGGGCCGGCCCCATTCATCGAACAGATGGTGTTTCCAGCCCCGCAGCAGCATCACCGGATCGGAGTAGGTGAGGCTGAGATTGCCGCCAAAATGCGCGCGGCGCCCTTTCAGGACTTCACCCTTGTCGGTGGGCTGATAGCCGGTCTTGTCATCGGGCAGGTTCATCAGGGCCGCCGGGTTGGGGCAGATCGCGTGCCACAGGTACATCTCGTCCGGGTCACCGACACCGGGCCAGTCGGCCTCGATCCCGTCGGTGGTCATCGCCAGCTGGAAATGCACATGCGGTGCCCAACCGCCGTTCTGGGTGGGATCGCCCAAGCGGCAGAAGGCTTCGCCCCGCGCCACGGTGTCGCCGGGTTTCAGGCGGTCGCAGCACTCCGGATCCAGATGGCCGTAAAGTGTGTAGAAGGTGTCTCCCGCCGGTGTCTCATGGCGCAGAATGATGGTGCCGCCATAGTCGAGGTGATGCGCGCGGTTCTCGACGATGAAGACCTCGCCCGCCAGCGGCGCATATAGGGGAGCGCCCGCCGGGGCAAAGCCATCGACGCCCAGATGCACGGTGCGCCGGTTGCTGGCCTTCCAGCGCCCCTTGCGAAAGGCGGGCGCGGTATAGATCAGCCGGGGTTCGTTGTAATAGCCCAGCCAGATGCCGGTGCCGTATTCCTCGCCGACGCGGGCGGCTTCTTCCAGCGGCATATCGAACGGGTTCTGCGGCCAGGTGGCGTTTTCGACCGAGAGCGACCCCATCGGCACGTCGCTCAGGTCCGTGCCCATCAGGGGAGCGAAATTGCCGCGTTCTGCATTTAGCCACGCCAGCACTCGATCGGCGCCCTCCACCACCGGCAGACCACAGGCGGCGCGCAGGCGGGCGTTCACCAGCTTGGCGTTCAGGTCAAAGCCTTCGAGGAACCGCCAAGCAGGCGCCTGCGAGATGGTCACGTAAGGATCATCGGGGTTCTCTGCGCCCATCAAGGTAGAGTTCACCACTGAGACCGCAAGCCGCGCCCGCAACAGCGGCCAGATCATGTCTACCTCCGCTGGGGTCAGTGGGCAGGCGGAATGATAGCCGGACACCAGCGCAGCCAGCGCGGCCTCGGGGTCGGGATGGTCCAGAACGATATAGGCGGCCGCGATCGCCAGATCGCAGACGCGCGGCGCGTTGCACATATCGCCAAGGTCGATGAGGCCGGATACCCGGCGCGGTTCGCTGAGTTCTCCCGATACGATGATATTGTAATCATTGGCATCATTGTGGATTGCCTGCTGCGGCAGCTTGGCAAGGTCGGGTGCCAGTTCGGCAAAGGCGCCATGAATATCGGTCAGCAGGGCCCTGCGGGCCGGATCGGCAATGCAATCCAGATCATCGGCAATCCACCCGGCCTGCATCAGGTTCCATTTGAAATCCCGCTCAAGGCCCGGATGCTGAAAATCCGCCAGCGCCGCGTTGGTCTTGCCCAGCACCGCGCCAACCTCGTGGATCAGGCTGTCGGATTTCGGTGCCGCCTTGGCGTAGCAGCGGCCGGGCAGTTGGTTGATGACCCAGACCAGCCGTTCGGCGCCGGTTTCATCGGCAATCGCGCACATTGCGGCGCCGTTGCTGGCCCGGATCACGCGCGGGCAGGGCAGATCCGGCGCCGCCCTGGCTATATGGTCGAGGGCCTGCACCTGCATATCGACCAGATCCTGCGCGCAGCCGGGGCGCATCGCCTTGACGATATAGCCGGAGCCATCCGCCGCCAGCGCCAGAAAGTTCAGATCGTATTCGCCATCAAGGCGGGTTAGCTCCGCCTCGATCCCCCAATGTGCCGCAAATGCGGCTGCCCAATGCGCCTGTGTCATAAAACCCCCCGATCCGCCGCTTCGGCGGTAACCCAATATTGGATCCTATTTGAACCGGGGCGCGGCGTTAGTCCACCCAGCCTTTCAAATTCTGTTCGATGACACCGGCCAGTGCTGCGATGTGATCGTCATCATCGTTGAGGCAGGGGATATAGAGGAAGTCCTCGCCACCCGCCTCTTCAAAGCTTTCCTTGATCTCTTCGTTGATCTCTTCGAGCGTTTCGATGCAGTCGGCAGAGAATGCCGGGGCGATCACGGCGATGTTCTTTTTGCCTTCCTTGGCCAGCGTGGCGACGTGGTCAACGGTATAGGGTTTCAGCCATTCCTCGGGGCCAAAGACCGATTGGAAGGTCGTCGTAATCTGGGTGTCTTCCCAGCCAAGGCGTTCCTTCAGAAGGCGCGTCGTTTTCTGGCACTGGCAGTGGTAGGGATCGCCCTGCATCAGATAGCGTTTCGGCATCCCGTGGTAGGATACGACCAGAATATCGGGGCGACTCGACGCCTTGGCGTAGGCCTCTTCGACGGAACGCGCCAGCGCATCGATATAGGCGGGTTCGTCGAAATAGGCGGGAATGGTGCGGGCGGCGGGCTGCCAGGTTTCTTCCATCAGAGCGCGGAAGAACTGGTCATTCGCGGTGCCCGATGTGGCGCCGGCATATTGTGGATAGAGCGGCACGAACAGGATCTTCTGGCAGCCCGCCTTGACCATTTCGCGGACCTTGGACTTGGTCGACGGGTTGCCATAGCGCATGCAGAAATCGACCATGACCTGATCGCCATACCGGTCGGACATCACCTTTGCCATCTTGGCGGTCTGGTCCTTGGTGATGGTCATCAGCGGGCTTTCGCCCTTGTCGTGGTTCCAGATGGATTTATAGGCCTCGCCCGAACTGAACGGACGTTTGGTCAGGATGATCAGCTGCAACAGCGGCTGCCATTTCCACGACGGGTAGTCGATCACCCGCTTGTCCGACAGGAATTCGCTCAGATAGCGGCGCATGGGCCAGTAGCTATAGTCATCCGGGGTGCCGAGGTTCGCAAGCAGAATGCCCACCTTTTCCGGCTGCACCTTGGGGTGGTCGGCAGGAGCATGAACAGGGCATTTTGCAGTTGAGGTCGAATCCAGCATTGATGTGTCCTGTGCGGTTGAGGCTTTGTGTTTCGGCGCAATAGTAATGGCATACGCGGTCAAAGACCAATCGGATCAAATTTGTGCAGCCATCGCGTTTGCCTATTGTCCGCAGTGGCGCGGGCCTAGTCGGGCAGCTTGGTTTCCGGCACTTTCAGGGCATCCGCCAGCCGCATCTGGGCCGAGCCGGGGCGCAGCGGTTTCTGCTGGCTTTCAGAGGGCGACCAGCCGGTCAGGCAGATGAGTTCGAAACTGGCGGGCAGGCGGCCGGTCTCGGTCTCGAAGTGCTGGCGATAGATCTCTTCGGCACGGTGGAACAGGCGGCGCGGGACCGGGCGTTTCAGGCGGGATGTCAGGGCGTTGGTTTCCCCCATGTCCCGCAATTCGCGCATCAGATGCATCAGGTCGCGGTATTCCGCCGTCAGCGGCACCACATCGGCCACCGGCAAGGCGAACCCGGCCCGTTGCAGCAGGGCGCCCAGATCGCGGACCTCGCCCATCGGGGCGATACGCGGAGACAACCCGCCCAGTACCTCGGTTTCTGCTCCGGCCAGCGCCACGCGCAGCTCCTGCAATGTCTGCCCGCCCAGCATCACCGCCAGCAGCAACCCGTCTTCCTTCAGGGCGCGGCGGCACTGGATCAGCTGGCCGACCGGATCATTGGCCCAGTGCAGGCCCATGGCATGGATCACCACGTCATGGGCGCCGGGTTGCAGATCCAGAACATCGTCGTCTGCAACGCAGGTCGCACCGCCCAGGGCACCGTCCCAAATCTCCGCAAAAGGAGACACCACCGCAGGGGCGGTAAAGGTTCTGTTAACCATGCTGAGGCGATCTTCGACCTCGTCCCGTGCCATCTGGTGCAGGAACAGGGCCTCTTGCTGCCGCCGGGCCCGATGCGCTGCCAAAGCCTGCCTGTCAAACAGCTGTGGCTGGTGTTGTGTGTTTTGCGTCATGGGGGGCTACTTAAATGCTGTTGGCGCAGTTTCAAACCGCTGTTTCACTGATCTATCCGCCACGCTGTCTGGGCTGCGGCGGGCTGGTCGGACAGGACGCGGGCCTGTGCGGTCCCTGCTGGCGCGAGACGGAGTTCATTTCCGGCACGGTTTGCGAAGGCTGCGGGGTGCCCCTGCCCGGGGAGAGCGACGGATTTCGCATCGAATGCGATGATTGCATGGCGACCCCCCGCCCGTGGAGCCAAGGCCGTGCCGCGCTTGTCTATGGCGGTAAGGCGCGCGAGCTGGTGCTGGCGCTGAAACATGGGGACCGGCTTGATATTGCTACTCCGGCGGCGGCCTGGATGGCGCGGGTGGCGGAACCTTTGCTGCAGGATAGTCCGCTGGTCTGCCCGGTGCCCCTGCACTGGAGCCGACTTCTGAAACGCCGCTACAATCAGTCCGCCGTGCTGGCCAGGGCGCTGGCACACCGCGCTGGGCTGCAATATTGCCCCGATCTGCTGCGCCGCCACCGCAGAACGCCGTCATTGGACGGGCTGTCGCGCGCCGAACGGTTCCGGCTGTTGGGCGATGTGATCGGGGTGCCGCCGCGCAAGGCGCCTGCCTTGAGCGGTCGCAACGTCTTGTTGGTGGATGATGTGATGACCTCCGGGGCGACCCTGTCGGCCTGCGCCGATGCCTGCCTGCGCGCTGGTGCGGAAGAGGTGCGGATCGTCGTTCTGGCCCGCGTCACGCATGCGTGACCGCCTGACCGGTGCCTCTGGCAAAGATTGCAATGCGGCCCCATATCCCTCACAAACGCAAAAACCCGAATATATTGGAGACCTGCATGAAACCGGTGGAAATCTACACCTCGCCCCTGTGCGGCTTTTGCCACGCCGCAAAACGGCTTTTGAACCAGAAGGGTGTGACCTTTTCCGAGGTCGACGTTATGATGAACCCGAAACGCAAACCTGAAATGATCCAGCGCGCGAACGGGGGCCGCACGGTGCCGCAGATTTTCATCGGCGACACGCATGTGGGCGGTTGTGATGAGCTTTACGCGCTTGAACAGGCCGGCAAACTGGATCAGTTGCTGTCCGCCTGAAACCGGAGACCCACCTGATGCGCGCAGCCCTGTTGCAGATGACCTCAAGCGATGATCCAGCCGAGAATCTGGACAGCGTGCGCGCCATGATGGCCACAGCGGTGGCCGAGGGCGCCGGTTTCGTGCTGACGCCCGAGGTCACCAATTGCCTTTCGACCAGCCGCGCGCATCAGAAAGCCGTCCTGCATCACGAAGAAGACGATCCGACCCTGGCTGCCCTGCGCGACGAGGCCGCGAAACTGGGCGTCTGGATGGTGCTCGGCTCGCTCGGCATCAAGACCCACGATGCGGATGGGCGCTTTGCCAATCGCCAGTTCCTGATCGGCCCCGATGGCGGGATCGTCGCCCGCTATGACAAGATCCACATGTTCGATGTGGAGGTCACGCCTGAGGAAACCTACCGCGAATCGGATGGCTATCGCCCCGGCACCCGCGCGGTGCTGGCAGAGACTCCCTTTGCCAGGATCGGCATGACCATCTGCTACGATGTGCGCTTTCCCCATCTGCACCGGACGCTGGCGCAGGCCGGGGCGCAGGTGCTGACGGTTCCGGCAGCATTTTCCCACGTGACTGGCGCCGCCCATTGGCACACGCTGCTGCAGGCCCGCGCGATCGAAACCGGCTGCTACGTGCTGGCGCCTGCCCAGACCGGCACCCATCCAGCCAGCCGGGGCGCATCGCGCCGCACATTCGGGCATTCGCTGGTTGTGGCGCCCTGGGGAGAGATTCTGGCGGATGCCGGGACCGATCCCGGGGTTGTCTGCGTTGATCTTGATATGGGAAAAGTGGCAGAAGCACGCAAGCGCGTTCCCGCGCTGACCCATGATCGAGAGTTCGACGGACCCTGATGGAAGAATCACATTCTCTGGCCGTTTCGCTGTTCAGTGAAATCCTGATGGCCGACCAGCTGGCGCGTTCGCGGCTGGGCAAGGCCCTGCCCAAGGGAATGGAACTGTCGCATTTTTCGGTTCTGAACCATCTGGCACGGGCCGGGCTGGAACGCTCTCCGGCGCAGCTGGCGAAGGCGTTTCACGTCACCCGCGGTGCCATGACCAATACGCTGAACAAGCTGGAGATGGCGGGTTATGTGCATATCCGCCCCGACTGGGATGATGCCCGACGCAAGATGGTGGCGATCAGCCCCGCGGGCAGGCAGGCGCGCGATGCGGCGCTGGCCAGTATCGTGCCGGTAATCTCCGAAGTGGTGGATGAGCTGGGCGGCGACCGGGTGCGTGCCGCACTTCCGATCCTGCGGGAGTTGCGCAGCAAGCTGGAAGACGACTAAGCGCCGCCCGGTGCGGCCTCCATGCCCTTGCGTTTTCCTATGCCCCAAAAAGAAAGGGATGCCGTGTAACGGGCATCCCTGTCTCAATTTCCCATACGGCCGCGTGAGTGGTGGCAGCGATCATTTCGCATTGCGCCGATAGGCCATCGGGTACAGCATTCACTCTGTTAAGGGCCAAGGCCCGGTATCGGTCAGACTAAAACCCAACCGATCGGACGGTTTTATACTAAATCGAGTCAAACGCCAAGTACGCAGAGGGATTAGGTCTCCTATACGAAAGGATAGGAGGCGGTTATCCGCCACCTTGTTATGCGGTGGGTTTGGTGCTGGCCGTGACGTAGTTGACCGAAAGATCGCGCGGAGAAATCGACCAGCCCCAGGTCACCGGGTTGAACACGAACCCCTTACGGTCGACTGGCTCCAGCCCCGCCTTGCGCAGCAGCTCGAACAGCTCGTCCGGGGTGATGAATTTATTCCATTCATGCGTGCCGCGCGGCAGCCAGCGCATCACCACCTCGGCGCCAAAGATGGCCATGACATAGCTTTTGGGATTGCGGTTGATGGTGGAACAGATCTGCAAGCCGCCAGGTTTCAGCAACTCCCGCGTTGCGGTCAGATAACTCAGCGGATCGGCCACATGTTCAACCACCTCCATGTTGAGAACCACGTCGAACTGTTCACCGGCTTCGGCCAGGGCCTCGGCAGTGGTGTGGCGGTAATCGATGGTAAGGCCGGATTGTTCCGCATGAATCCGCGCCACCGGCAGGTTCCCGGCGGCAGCATCGGCCCCCACGACCTCGGCGCCAAGGCGCGCCATCGGTTCCGACAACAGCCCGCCGCCGCAGCCAATGTCGAGAAGGCGCAGGCCCCTGAATGGCTCCGGCTGCGTCAGATCACGGCCGAATTCCCCGGCGATCTGCTGGGTGATGTAATCAAGCCGACAGGGATTCAGCATATGCAATGGCTTGAACTTGCCGTTGGGATCCCACCACTCCGCGGCCATTGCTTCGAATTTGGCGATCTCGGACGGGTCTACCGTGGACTGAGGCGCTTGCATTCCTGTCTCCGTGTGTTCTTTTGTGTCTAACAGACTAGTTAGGTCAGTAATGGACAAATACTCGGACCAAAAGCGCGCAGTGCAGTATCTTTATCCTCCGGTCGATGCCTACGACCAGCGTATGCTGGATGTGGGGCAGGGCCACAGCATTTATGTTGAGCAATCGGGCAACCCCAAGGGCATTCCGGTGATTGTCTGTCATGGTGGTCCCGGCGGCGGCAGCAGCCCGGCGATGCGGCGCTATTTCGATCCCAATATCTATCGGGTGATTCTTTTTGATCAGCGCGGCTGCGGCCGCTCGCGTCCCCATGCCTCTTGCGAGGATAACACCACCTGGCATCTGGTTGCCGATATGGAGGAGATCCGCCGCCTGCTGGAGATCGACAGCTGGCTATTGTTCGGTGGCAGCTGGGGGGCGACGCTGGCGCTGATTTATGCGCAGACGCACCCGGAGCGCGTGCAGCACATCATCCTGCGCGGTGTCTTCCTGATGACACAAAGCGAACTCGACTGGTTTTACGGGGGCGGCGCCGGGCGGTTCTGGCCGGAAACCTGGGCGCGGTTTGTCGCGCTGGTCCCGCATGACGAGCGGCACGATATGATCGCCGCTTATAACAAGCGCCTGTTTTCCGGCGATGTGAACGAGGAAATCCGATTCGGTCGTGCCTGGTCATCCTGGGAGAACGCCCTGGCCTCGGTCCATTCTAACGGTCATGGCGGCGAAAGCCCCGGCGATTATGCCCGCGCTTTTGCCCGGCTGGAAAACCACTATTTCATCAATGGCGGTTTTCTGGATTTCGATGGGCAGATCCTCGCCAATATGGGGCGGATTTCCCATATTCCGGGCATCATCGTGCAGGGCCGTTACGACATGATCTGCCCGCCGA
This genomic stretch from Phaeobacter gallaeciensis harbors:
- the grxC gene encoding glutaredoxin 3 — protein: MKPVEIYTSPLCGFCHAAKRLLNQKGVTFSEVDVMMNPKRKPEMIQRANGGRTVPQIFIGDTHVGGCDELYALEQAGKLDQLLSA
- a CDS encoding ComF family protein, whose product is MLLAQFQTAVSLIYPPRCLGCGGLVGQDAGLCGPCWRETEFISGTVCEGCGVPLPGESDGFRIECDDCMATPRPWSQGRAALVYGGKARELVLALKHGDRLDIATPAAAWMARVAEPLLQDSPLVCPVPLHWSRLLKRRYNQSAVLARALAHRAGLQYCPDLLRRHRRTPSLDGLSRAERFRLLGDVIGVPPRKAPALSGRNVLLVDDVMTSGATLSACADACLRAGAEEVRIVVLARVTHA
- a CDS encoding aminotransferase class III-fold pyridoxal phosphate-dependent enzyme, with amino-acid sequence MTQAHWAAAFAAHWGIEAELTRLDGEYDLNFLALAADGSGYIVKAMRPGCAQDLVDMQVQALDHIARAAPDLPCPRVIRASNGAAMCAIADETGAERLVWVINQLPGRCYAKAAPKSDSLIHEVGAVLGKTNAALADFQHPGLERDFKWNLMQAGWIADDLDCIADPARRALLTDIHGAFAELAPDLAKLPQQAIHNDANDYNIIVSGELSEPRRVSGLIDLGDMCNAPRVCDLAIAAAYIVLDHPDPEAALAALVSGYHSACPLTPAEVDMIWPLLRARLAVSVVNSTLMGAENPDDPYVTISQAPAWRFLEGFDLNAKLVNARLRAACGLPVVEGADRVLAWLNAERGNFAPLMGTDLSDVPMGSLSVENATWPQNPFDMPLEEAARVGEEYGTGIWLGYYNEPRLIYTAPAFRKGRWKASNRRTVHLGVDGFAPAGAPLYAPLAGEVFIVENRAHHLDYGGTIILRHETPAGDTFYTLYGHLDPECCDRLKPGDTVARGEAFCRLGDPTQNGGWAPHVHFQLAMTTDGIEADWPGVGDPDEMYLWHAICPNPAALMNLPDDKTGYQPTDKGEVLKGRRAHFGGNLSLTYSDPVMLLRGWKHHLFDEWGRPYLDAYNNVPHVGHAHPRIQAVAADQLKRMNSNTRYLHPAQVAFAEKVLSKLPAPFEVCFFVNSGTEANELALRLARAHTGAKGMVTPDHGYHGNTTGVIDISAYKFNAKGGVGQSDWVELVEVADDYRGSFKRDDANRAQKFADLVDPAIAKLKDKGHGLAGFIAETFPSVGGQIIPPKGYLPAVYEKVRAAGGICIADEVQTGLGRLGDYYFGFEHQGALPDIVVMGKPIGNGHPLGVLVTTRAIADSFAKGPEFFSTFGGSTLSCRIGKEVLDIVDDEGLQQNAKAMGDQLMAGLRQLEAKHACVGDVRGMGLFLGLELINADGSEATGICSYVKNRMRDHRILIGSEGPKDNILKIRPPLTIDSDDVEMIVQTLDLILDEVATL
- a CDS encoding CAP domain-containing protein; the protein is MTRVFLILAAAFVTLAAACTPVPQTGEGGGTVYRIRNADKVQIRMLDSVNALRQAASAPQVQLNAQLNAAAATHSRDMSVQNRPWHFGSDGSSPLDRVARTGYPGSMLGEAISETYENELQTLTAWMEDRGTRAVILDPKATNMGFSWYQEPNGKIWWTLVMGN
- the ubiG gene encoding bifunctional 2-polyprenyl-6-hydroxyphenol methylase/3-demethylubiquinol 3-O-methyltransferase UbiG, which encodes MQAPQSTVDPSEIAKFEAMAAEWWDPNGKFKPLHMLNPCRLDYITQQIAGEFGRDLTQPEPFRGLRLLDIGCGGGLLSEPMARLGAEVVGADAAAGNLPVARIHAEQSGLTIDYRHTTAEALAEAGEQFDVVLNMEVVEHVADPLSYLTATRELLKPGGLQICSTINRNPKSYVMAIFGAEVVMRWLPRGTHEWNKFITPDELFELLRKAGLEPVDRKGFVFNPVTWGWSISPRDLSVNYVTASTKPTA
- a CDS encoding SAM-dependent methyltransferase, which codes for MTQNTQHQPQLFDRQALAAHRARRQQEALFLHQMARDEVEDRLSMVNRTFTAPAVVSPFAEIWDGALGGATCVADDDVLDLQPGAHDVVIHAMGLHWANDPVGQLIQCRRALKEDGLLLAVMLGGQTLQELRVALAGAETEVLGGLSPRIAPMGEVRDLGALLQRAGFALPVADVVPLTAEYRDLMHLMRELRDMGETNALTSRLKRPVPRRLFHRAEEIYRQHFETETGRLPASFELICLTGWSPSESQQKPLRPGSAQMRLADALKVPETKLPD
- a CDS encoding MarR family winged helix-turn-helix transcriptional regulator, encoding MEESHSLAVSLFSEILMADQLARSRLGKALPKGMELSHFSVLNHLARAGLERSPAQLAKAFHVTRGAMTNTLNKLEMAGYVHIRPDWDDARRKMVAISPAGRQARDAALASIVPVISEVVDELGGDRVRAALPILRELRSKLEDD
- the hemH gene encoding ferrochelatase yields the protein MLDSTSTAKCPVHAPADHPKVQPEKVGILLANLGTPDDYSYWPMRRYLSEFLSDKRVIDYPSWKWQPLLQLIILTKRPFSSGEAYKSIWNHDKGESPLMTITKDQTAKMAKVMSDRYGDQVMVDFCMRYGNPSTKSKVREMVKAGCQKILFVPLYPQYAGATSGTANDQFFRALMEETWQPAARTIPAYFDEPAYIDALARSVEEAYAKASSRPDILVVSYHGMPKRYLMQGDPYHCQCQKTTRLLKERLGWEDTQITTTFQSVFGPEEWLKPYTVDHVATLAKEGKKNIAVIAPAFSADCIETLEEINEEIKESFEEAGGEDFLYIPCLNDDDDHIAALAGVIEQNLKGWVD
- a CDS encoding L,D-transpeptidase, whose product is MTHSLFDKPSRRQFLAGSAALLSSPALAEGVAQDEDVAYDPLRPPPEPEPPVKRNISAFRAKNWRPYFDNLRKGAILVDIDSRALHYWSEDESVYKLFPSSVPLSDDLTRRGRTSVIRKVDGPSWSPTPNMLKRNPEWPKYIPPGPDNPLGSHALYLSWKFYRIHGTHDTRKIGRKSSNGCIGLYNEHIAQLFQLTKVGTQVLLI
- the pip gene encoding prolyl aminopeptidase; this translates as MDKYSDQKRAVQYLYPPVDAYDQRMLDVGQGHSIYVEQSGNPKGIPVIVCHGGPGGGSSPAMRRYFDPNIYRVILFDQRGCGRSRPHASCEDNTTWHLVADMEEIRRLLEIDSWLLFGGSWGATLALIYAQTHPERVQHIILRGVFLMTQSELDWFYGGGAGRFWPETWARFVALVPHDERHDMIAAYNKRLFSGDVNEEIRFGRAWSSWENALASVHSNGHGGESPGDYARAFARLENHYFINGGFLDFDGQILANMGRISHIPGIIVQGRYDMICPPTSAWRLNELWPNAELKMIRNAGHALSEPGISAELVRTMDRIAEEMLP
- a CDS encoding carbon-nitrogen hydrolase family protein, with amino-acid sequence MRAALLQMTSSDDPAENLDSVRAMMATAVAEGAGFVLTPEVTNCLSTSRAHQKAVLHHEEDDPTLAALRDEAAKLGVWMVLGSLGIKTHDADGRFANRQFLIGPDGGIVARYDKIHMFDVEVTPEETYRESDGYRPGTRAVLAETPFARIGMTICYDVRFPHLHRTLAQAGAQVLTVPAAFSHVTGAAHWHTLLQARAIETGCYVLAPAQTGTHPASRGASRRTFGHSLVVAPWGEILADAGTDPGVVCVDLDMGKVAEARKRVPALTHDREFDGP